A single Streptomyces sp. Edi2 DNA region contains:
- a CDS encoding ATP-binding protein: MLPTTTHAAEVMVTARHIANWPRERGALIPADCWRSVHCVVFRLPAVKRAVPVCRSLVRAWLDGQSIHDDDTRYPVLLVLSELFSNAIQYSASRHITCRIWRSESLLHIEVHDRGGTPSVPRMRRPGQAQEHGRGLELVAKFSSRWGRRTEADNGCTVWAAIPLTTGVRSSMAP; the protein is encoded by the coding sequence ATGTTACCCACCACAACGCATGCGGCCGAAGTTATGGTGACCGCCCGGCATATCGCGAACTGGCCCCGGGAAAGGGGCGCCTTGATTCCCGCCGACTGCTGGCGTTCCGTGCACTGCGTGGTATTTCGTCTGCCGGCGGTGAAGCGGGCGGTGCCGGTCTGCCGGAGCCTGGTCCGCGCCTGGCTCGACGGTCAAAGCATCCATGACGACGACACACGCTATCCGGTGTTGCTCGTCCTGTCGGAACTCTTCTCCAATGCCATTCAGTATTCCGCCAGCAGACACATCACCTGCCGGATATGGAGGTCGGAAAGCCTGCTGCACATCGAGGTGCACGACCGCGGCGGTACCCCGTCGGTTCCGCGTATGCGACGCCCGGGCCAGGCCCAGGAGCACGGCCGCGGCCTGGAACTGGTCGCCAAGTTCTCCTCGCGTTGGGGCCGCAGGACCGAGGCCGACAACGGCTGCACCGTATGGGCCGCGATACCGCTGACAACGGGCGTACGAAGCAGCATGGCGCCGTAA
- a CDS encoding type I polyketide synthase, which translates to MSNDMHGPGAETRPTHETDRIAVIGMGCRLPGDTDSPAALWRLLVEERDAVGELPAERRRLVPEDSPGPGSKAPAPRQGGYLREVTGFDAAFFGVAGREADVLDPQHRLLLEVTWEALEHAGLPPDRMNGTPTAVFAGISYSDYMDRLAGQPQELEGSILTNGHCVAAGRISYLLGLQGPCVALDTACSSSLVAVHMARRALMAGECDLALAGGVTLSFQPRITRSFARMGMLSEGGRCRTFDAGADGFVRGEGCGVVVLKRLSDAVRDGDRVLAVLRGSATNQDGSSEGLAAPSVTAQTALYQEALRQAGVDPRDVGMVEAHGTGTPVGDPIEFASLAEVYGNGPGRCALTSVKTNVGHLEPAAGITGLIKSVLCLQRGTIPANLHFQRWNPAISAAGTRFFVPTELSAWPLRTPTRLAAVSSFGFSGTNAHVLLEQAPERSSARQQDSGRPSKGASDVFLVPAGSPDVLPAAATRLADWMEGDGANVPLRDLAHTLALRRCAGHGRLGVVASGRRELLTALRSFAAGQRHPAVVTGAVGAAVARQPVWVFSGQGSQWPGMGRRLLKTEPAFLDALTEVDELIRAQSEVAVLEVVQGGRPVHGCGTVQPVLFALQVALAATWRSYGVEPAAVIGHSMGEVAAAVVAGALTLADGVRVICRRSGLLSDIAGSGSMLSVGLDADTVRAELADSAAGTVSVAVLSAPDSTVVAGRTTEVSRLAAAWEARKIPVFPIAVDVASHCPLVDPVLPALRSALADLDPRSPKVPFYSTVVDAGRTPAFDADYWCDNLRRPVRFAEAVAAAAADRHLVYTEISPHPVVTHSIERSLAGLVTDPVVLPTLRREEDEQATFRTQLAALHCAAVPVDWRRLYDDGSLVDAPTVTFDRRHHWADTAVSTAPPPEAAEAPGAQLPGHHTEFPGDPVRHCWRADAGTGALPWLGDHRVHGNAVLPGAAHCGLALAAACEVFGAAPHEVEVTDVHFTELLRLGEATEVSTAVTLTAPDRAHCEILARNENGDWEVQADAVLHRLTVRPELRPRSVDAMSLRHPVPLEPAALYESLRRRGLEHGPAFTGILELHTGRHNDSFWARVGVPPEAAATAPGLPVHPVLLDVCAQLAVAPLINEDDPSLVLPVSMQAVRILGDPTTALYCHAHVSEITAQAIVANVRLLDDSGAVVLVVNGLRFARRAVRETPAVDDWLLGIGWRSAPRAAPDGGHAPGSWVVVGEADGSAQALAAALRSRCARTVVWDRPLDDTSLAAFRDALTGRLSATLETPRGVVLVCGRAEGGEPTVQSLWRTRRLLGALQAITATSSAPRLYVVTRGARSVLPDDEVDLGQSALRGLLRVGALEHPEIRPVLVDADPYDADPEDVALELLADADDDEVALRAGRRHVARLEHAAPTGGQDQAATPCTVRYGEDGFRLRAGRLGDLSSLEYAATGRRAPAPGEVEVRVTAAGLNFRDVLTAMGLLPGDLDVRYRIGFECSGVVSAVGAGVERPQVGDEVIAVDLRGGAFGSFLTLPADAVAPIPFGIEPVAAAGLPIAFLTAWYALRNVGRLAAGERVLIHSATGGTGLAAIAVARLLGAEVLATAGSEDKRRYLRSMGIRHVMDSRTLEFGERTREATGGEGVDVVLNSLSGAAIRTGLETLRPFGRFVELGVRDIMADAPLGMLPLRHNVTLSTVDLIELHRNRPDTFATVWKDVLGAFEEGRLKPLHCTEYPLAEATTAFRTMAAADHIGKLVLTVPGEGDAPAVLPERDLPVEEGGAYIVTGGLRGLGLATAKWLAAHGAGHVVLNGRSAPEPEVAQTLATAIGRTAKVSVVLGDIADPDVARRLVATAVTEGFRLRGVVHCAMVLDDAVITNVADDQLERVWMPKVVGAWHLHHATRDHPLDWFAAFSSMASLLGNPGQGSYAAANSWLDGFAAWRSAQGLPTVAVNWGPWGEIGVATDFSRRGYRTIPTDHGLAALQTLLARRWVQTGVIPGPPDTWVPPAGRHLPFFSGVSGQEPAGLTPPPEETEDMRTRLAALPPGLARRAALEEHLAGHVRDVLRLGESSLDPQTPLKSLGFDSLLAMELRVRIDRSFGLSLPRNFVWEHPTLAALAAGIAGHLGLELTAN; encoded by the coding sequence ATGAGCAACGACATGCACGGCCCGGGCGCCGAGACGCGCCCCACCCACGAGACAGACCGGATCGCCGTGATCGGCATGGGCTGCCGGCTCCCCGGCGACACCGACTCGCCCGCCGCCCTGTGGCGGCTGCTGGTCGAGGAGCGGGACGCGGTGGGCGAACTGCCCGCCGAGCGCCGGCGCCTCGTCCCGGAGGACTCCCCGGGCCCGGGGAGCAAGGCACCGGCGCCCCGCCAGGGCGGCTACCTGCGCGAGGTGACGGGCTTCGACGCCGCCTTCTTCGGCGTCGCGGGCCGGGAGGCCGACGTCCTGGACCCCCAGCACCGCCTGCTGCTGGAAGTCACCTGGGAGGCCCTGGAACACGCCGGCCTGCCACCGGACCGGATGAACGGCACACCCACGGCCGTCTTCGCCGGCATCAGCTACAGCGACTACATGGACCGGCTGGCGGGACAGCCCCAGGAACTGGAGGGGTCGATCCTGACCAACGGCCACTGCGTGGCGGCCGGCCGGATCTCCTATCTGCTCGGTCTGCAGGGGCCGTGCGTGGCACTGGACACCGCCTGTTCCTCCTCGCTGGTGGCCGTGCACATGGCACGCCGGGCGCTGATGGCCGGTGAGTGCGACCTGGCGCTCGCCGGCGGCGTCACCCTGAGCTTCCAGCCGCGCATCACCCGGTCCTTCGCCAGGATGGGCATGCTGTCGGAGGGCGGGCGCTGCCGGACGTTCGACGCCGGCGCCGACGGGTTCGTACGGGGCGAGGGCTGCGGTGTCGTGGTGCTGAAACGTCTCTCCGACGCCGTACGGGACGGTGACCGGGTCCTGGCGGTGCTGCGCGGCTCGGCCACCAACCAGGACGGTTCCTCCGAAGGGCTGGCCGCCCCGTCGGTGACCGCCCAGACGGCCCTCTACCAGGAGGCCCTGCGACAGGCCGGCGTCGACCCGCGGGACGTGGGCATGGTGGAGGCGCACGGCACGGGCACCCCGGTGGGCGACCCGATCGAGTTCGCCAGCCTCGCCGAGGTCTACGGCAACGGGCCCGGCCGCTGCGCCCTGACGTCGGTGAAGACCAACGTGGGGCATCTGGAACCGGCCGCCGGCATCACCGGACTGATCAAAAGCGTGCTGTGCCTGCAACGCGGCACCATCCCCGCGAACCTGCACTTCCAGCGCTGGAACCCGGCCATCTCCGCGGCGGGCACCCGCTTCTTCGTTCCTACCGAGCTGTCCGCCTGGCCCCTGCGGACGCCCACCCGGCTGGCCGCCGTGTCCTCCTTCGGCTTCTCGGGCACCAACGCCCACGTCCTGCTGGAACAGGCGCCGGAACGTTCTTCCGCCCGGCAGCAGGACTCCGGGCGGCCGTCGAAGGGTGCCTCCGACGTCTTCCTGGTGCCGGCCGGCTCTCCCGACGTCCTGCCGGCCGCGGCCACCCGGCTCGCGGACTGGATGGAGGGCGACGGCGCGAACGTCCCGCTGCGCGACCTCGCGCACACCCTGGCCCTGCGGCGCTGCGCGGGCCACGGCCGGCTGGGCGTGGTGGCCTCCGGGCGCCGGGAACTCCTCACGGCCCTGCGGTCCTTCGCGGCCGGGCAGCGGCACCCGGCGGTCGTGACCGGTGCCGTGGGCGCCGCCGTGGCGCGGCAGCCGGTGTGGGTGTTCTCCGGCCAGGGCTCCCAGTGGCCCGGCATGGGCCGCCGGCTGCTGAAGACCGAACCGGCCTTCCTCGACGCGCTGACCGAGGTCGACGAGCTCATCAGGGCGCAGAGCGAGGTCGCCGTCCTCGAGGTGGTGCAAGGCGGCCGGCCCGTCCACGGCTGCGGCACGGTGCAGCCGGTCCTGTTCGCCCTGCAGGTCGCCCTCGCCGCGACCTGGCGCTCGTACGGCGTCGAACCCGCCGCGGTGATCGGGCACTCCATGGGCGAGGTCGCGGCGGCGGTGGTGGCCGGGGCGCTGACCCTGGCCGACGGGGTCCGGGTGATCTGCCGGCGCTCCGGGCTGCTGAGCGACATCGCGGGCTCCGGCAGCATGCTGAGCGTCGGCCTGGACGCCGACACGGTACGGGCCGAACTCGCCGACAGCGCGGCCGGCACCGTGTCGGTCGCCGTCCTGTCCGCGCCCGACTCCACCGTCGTGGCCGGAAGGACCACGGAGGTGAGCCGGCTGGCCGCCGCCTGGGAGGCCCGCAAGATCCCGGTGTTCCCGATCGCCGTGGACGTCGCCTCGCACTGCCCGCTGGTGGACCCGGTGCTGCCGGCCCTGCGGTCGGCCCTGGCGGATCTCGACCCCCGGTCGCCCAAGGTGCCGTTCTACTCCACGGTCGTCGACGCCGGCCGCACGCCGGCCTTCGACGCGGACTACTGGTGCGACAACCTGCGCCGCCCGGTGCGCTTCGCCGAGGCGGTGGCGGCCGCGGCGGCCGACCGGCACCTGGTCTACACCGAGATCTCGCCGCACCCCGTGGTCACCCACTCCATCGAGCGCAGCCTGGCCGGTCTCGTCACCGACCCCGTCGTGCTGCCCACCCTGCGCCGCGAGGAGGACGAGCAGGCCACCTTCCGCACCCAGCTCGCCGCGCTGCACTGCGCCGCGGTGCCGGTGGACTGGCGGCGCCTCTACGACGACGGCAGCCTCGTCGACGCCCCCACCGTCACCTTCGACCGCCGCCACCACTGGGCAGACACCGCTGTCTCCACCGCCCCGCCCCCGGAGGCCGCCGAAGCCCCCGGGGCTCAACTGCCCGGCCACCACACCGAATTCCCCGGCGACCCCGTACGGCACTGCTGGCGCGCCGACGCCGGCACCGGGGCGCTGCCCTGGCTCGGGGACCACCGGGTGCACGGCAACGCGGTCCTCCCCGGGGCGGCGCACTGCGGGCTGGCGCTCGCGGCCGCCTGCGAGGTCTTCGGCGCGGCACCGCACGAAGTGGAGGTCACCGACGTCCACTTCACCGAGTTGCTGCGGCTGGGCGAGGCCACCGAGGTCTCCACCGCCGTCACCCTGACCGCCCCTGACCGGGCCCACTGCGAGATCCTCGCCCGGAACGAGAACGGCGACTGGGAGGTGCAGGCCGACGCGGTGCTGCACCGGCTGACCGTACGGCCCGAGCTGCGGCCCAGATCCGTCGACGCGATGAGCCTGCGCCACCCGGTGCCCCTGGAACCGGCCGCCCTCTACGAGAGCCTGCGGCGGCGCGGCCTGGAGCACGGCCCGGCGTTCACCGGGATCCTCGAACTGCACACCGGCCGCCACAACGACAGTTTCTGGGCCAGGGTCGGGGTGCCGCCCGAGGCCGCCGCCACCGCCCCCGGCCTGCCGGTCCACCCCGTCCTCCTCGACGTCTGCGCCCAGCTCGCCGTGGCGCCCCTGATCAACGAGGACGACCCGTCACTGGTCCTGCCGGTGAGCATGCAGGCGGTACGCATCCTCGGCGATCCCACGACCGCCCTGTACTGCCACGCCCACGTCAGCGAGATCACCGCCCAGGCCATCGTGGCCAACGTCCGGCTCCTGGACGACAGCGGCGCCGTGGTCCTCGTCGTCAACGGCCTGCGCTTCGCCCGGCGGGCCGTCCGCGAGACCCCGGCGGTCGACGACTGGCTGCTCGGCATCGGCTGGCGGTCGGCGCCCCGGGCGGCGCCGGACGGCGGTCACGCCCCGGGGAGCTGGGTCGTCGTGGGCGAGGCGGACGGCTCGGCCCAGGCGCTGGCCGCCGCGCTGCGCTCCCGCTGCGCCCGCACGGTGGTCTGGGACCGTCCGCTGGACGACACCTCGCTCGCCGCGTTCCGCGACGCCCTCACCGGCCGCCTGTCCGCCACCCTCGAAACCCCGCGCGGGGTGGTGCTGGTGTGCGGACGCGCCGAGGGCGGGGAGCCGACCGTGCAGTCCCTGTGGCGCACCCGCCGGCTGCTCGGCGCCCTGCAGGCGATCACCGCCACCTCCTCGGCACCGCGCCTGTACGTCGTCACGCGGGGCGCCCGCAGCGTACTGCCCGACGACGAGGTCGACCTCGGGCAGAGCGCGCTGCGCGGACTGCTGCGGGTCGGCGCGTTGGAACACCCCGAGATCCGGCCGGTGCTGGTGGACGCCGACCCGTACGACGCCGATCCCGAGGACGTGGCCCTGGAGCTGCTGGCGGACGCGGACGACGACGAGGTCGCGCTGCGTGCGGGCCGCCGGCACGTCGCCCGCCTGGAACACGCCGCGCCGACCGGCGGGCAGGACCAGGCCGCCACCCCGTGCACGGTGCGGTACGGCGAGGACGGCTTCCGGCTGCGTGCGGGCCGGCTGGGCGATCTGTCGAGTCTGGAGTACGCCGCCACCGGCCGCCGCGCACCGGCGCCCGGCGAGGTCGAGGTGCGGGTCACCGCCGCCGGCCTGAACTTCCGGGATGTGCTCACGGCCATGGGCCTGCTCCCCGGCGACCTGGACGTCCGCTACCGGATCGGATTCGAATGCTCCGGTGTGGTGAGCGCGGTCGGCGCCGGGGTGGAGCGCCCCCAGGTCGGGGACGAGGTGATCGCCGTCGATCTGCGCGGCGGTGCCTTCGGCTCCTTCCTCACCCTTCCCGCCGACGCGGTCGCCCCCATCCCGTTCGGCATCGAACCGGTGGCCGCGGCCGGGCTGCCGATCGCCTTCCTGACCGCCTGGTACGCGCTGCGCAACGTCGGCCGGCTGGCCGCCGGGGAGCGGGTGCTGATCCACTCCGCCACCGGCGGCACCGGCCTCGCGGCGATCGCGGTGGCCCGGCTGCTGGGCGCGGAGGTGCTGGCCACGGCCGGCAGCGAGGACAAGCGCCGCTATCTGCGGAGCATGGGCATCCGCCATGTCATGGACTCCCGCACGCTGGAGTTCGGCGAACGCACCCGCGAGGCGACGGGCGGGGAAGGCGTCGACGTCGTCCTCAACTCACTGTCCGGAGCGGCCATCCGCACCGGCCTGGAGACGCTGCGCCCCTTCGGCCGGTTCGTGGAGCTGGGGGTGCGCGACATCATGGCGGACGCGCCGCTCGGCATGCTGCCGCTGCGGCACAACGTCACCCTGAGCACCGTCGACCTGATCGAGCTGCACCGCAACCGCCCCGACACCTTCGCCACGGTGTGGAAGGACGTGCTCGGCGCGTTCGAGGAGGGGCGGCTCAAGCCCCTGCACTGCACGGAGTATCCGCTCGCGGAGGCCACCACGGCCTTCCGCACCATGGCGGCCGCCGACCACATCGGCAAGCTGGTGCTGACCGTGCCCGGCGAGGGCGACGCCCCCGCGGTGCTGCCCGAACGGGACCTGCCCGTGGAGGAGGGCGGCGCCTACATCGTCACCGGCGGACTGCGCGGCCTGGGCCTGGCCACGGCGAAATGGCTGGCCGCGCACGGCGCCGGGCATGTGGTGCTCAACGGCCGCAGCGCCCCCGAGCCCGAGGTCGCGCAGACGCTCGCCACGGCGATCGGCAGGACCGCCAAGGTATCGGTGGTCCTGGGCGACATCGCCGATCCGGATGTCGCCCGGCGGCTGGTCGCCACGGCCGTGACCGAGGGGTTCCGGCTGCGCGGGGTGGTGCACTGCGCCATGGTGCTGGACGACGCGGTGATCACCAACGTGGCCGACGACCAGCTGGAACGGGTCTGGATGCCGAAGGTCGTCGGCGCCTGGCATCTCCACCACGCGACCCGGGACCACCCGTTGGACTGGTTCGCGGCGTTCTCCTCGATGGCCTCCCTGCTGGGCAACCCCGGCCAGGGCTCCTACGCGGCGGCCAACTCCTGGCTCGACGGGTTCGCGGCCTGGCGCTCCGCACAGGGGCTGCCCACCGTGGCGGTCAACTGGGGCCCGTGGGGCGAGATCGGTGTCGCCACCGACTTCAGCCGCCGCGGCTACCGCACCATTCCCACGGACCACGGCCTGGCGGCCCTGCAGACGCTGCTGGCCCGCCGCTGGGTGCAGACCGGGGTGATCCCCGGCCCGCCGGACACCTGGGTTCCGCCCGCCGGCCGCCATCTCCCGTTCTTCAGCGGGGTGTCAGGCCAGGAACCGGCGGGCCTGACCCCGCCGCCCGAGGAGACCGAGGACATGCGGACCCGGCTTGCCGCCCTGCCTCCCGGCCTGGCCAGGAGAGCCGCGCTGGAGGAGCATCTGGCGGGCCACGTCCGGGACGTGCTGCGGCTGGGGGAGAGTTCCCTCGACCCGCAGACCCCGCTGAAATCGCTGGGATTCGACTCCCTCCTGGCCATGGAGCTGCGCGTACGCATCGACCGCTCCTTCGGCCTCTCCCTGCCGAGAAACTTCGTCTGGGAACACCCGACCCTCGCCGCCCTCGCCGCCGGTATCGCCGGGCATCTGGGCCTGGAACTGACGGCGAACTAG
- a CDS encoding beta-ketoacyl synthase N-terminal-like domain-containing protein has translation MNRESGKDASSGDGRNVVVTGVGFCLPGRTEPVFTADDMWDVVSNGRSCLKRDEVYYGSVELTQAMFDERLPDVPPFFSQHYTPAHRFGLVSMAEATTDAGLAFCGGALSEAAILVGRGGVDSNVESYLSVLSADPGKTSAPDAMELFVAAQQAVTPSDVALVQAALTQSNGPCYTVSCGCASSAVQIGNARRMIAQGEVDVAVVTGVDVFNVHLIQNIQRLLSGAQQTYDALRTTDMPELLPSFTSLMRPYDRRADCINHGEGAATVIMESREHAERRGAHIYGQVLATAMTRDGLANPLACDETGAELVTAVRRCLGDRWQLRDVPYVHGGSDGNVVVTAFEANAIKELYGADNDVLMTSQEGCFGHNGAPAGCLGVAMTLMMMERGQVCPTANCEQPADGLPFDPVPGVRPRPLDFDYALSFNYQVGGVKNAILLGSPEAV, from the coding sequence ATGAACCGAGAATCCGGTAAAGACGCAAGCTCAGGTGACGGACGGAATGTCGTGGTGACCGGCGTCGGGTTCTGTCTGCCCGGCCGTACGGAGCCGGTTTTCACCGCCGACGACATGTGGGACGTCGTCTCCAACGGCCGGTCCTGCCTCAAGCGTGACGAGGTGTATTACGGCTCGGTCGAGCTCACCCAGGCGATGTTCGACGAACGCCTCCCGGACGTTCCGCCGTTCTTCTCCCAGCATTACACCCCGGCGCACCGGTTCGGGCTGGTGTCGATGGCGGAAGCCACCACCGATGCCGGTCTGGCTTTCTGCGGCGGCGCGCTGAGTGAGGCCGCCATTCTGGTCGGCCGCGGAGGCGTGGACTCCAATGTCGAAAGCTACCTTTCGGTGCTGAGTGCCGACCCCGGAAAGACCTCCGCACCGGACGCCATGGAATTGTTCGTCGCGGCCCAGCAAGCCGTGACCCCCTCCGATGTCGCCCTCGTGCAAGCGGCGCTGACGCAGTCCAACGGCCCCTGCTACACCGTCTCGTGCGGCTGCGCCTCGTCCGCTGTGCAGATCGGCAACGCCCGGCGGATGATCGCCCAGGGCGAGGTCGATGTCGCGGTGGTGACCGGGGTCGACGTCTTCAACGTCCACCTCATCCAGAACATCCAGCGGCTGCTGAGCGGGGCCCAGCAGACCTACGACGCCCTCCGCACGACCGACATGCCGGAGCTGCTGCCGTCCTTCACCTCCCTCATGCGGCCCTACGACCGCCGGGCGGACTGCATCAACCACGGCGAGGGCGCAGCCACCGTGATCATGGAGAGCCGGGAACACGCCGAACGGCGCGGGGCACACATCTACGGCCAGGTGCTGGCCACCGCCATGACCCGCGACGGGCTGGCCAACCCCCTGGCGTGCGACGAGACCGGCGCGGAACTCGTCACCGCCGTCCGCCGCTGCCTCGGCGACCGGTGGCAGCTGCGCGATGTGCCGTACGTCCACGGCGGCAGCGACGGCAACGTCGTCGTCACCGCCTTCGAGGCGAACGCCATCAAGGAGCTGTACGGAGCCGACAACGACGTCCTGATGACGTCCCAGGAAGGCTGCTTCGGCCACAACGGCGCACCGGCCGGCTGCCTGGGCGTCGCCATGACGCTGATGATGATGGAGCGAGGGCAGGTCTGCCCCACCGCCAACTGCGAGCAGCCGGCCGACGGACTGCCCTTCGACCCGGTCCCCGGAGTGCGGCCGCGGCCGCTCGACTTCGACTACGCGCTGAGCTTCAACTACCAGGTCGGCGGCGTGAAGAACGCCATTCTCCTCGGCAGTCCGGAAGCCGTGTGA
- a CDS encoding DUF5988 family protein, with protein MAQRRMVILVDGPEGNGLPQHARDNAGDPIRILRGNGYERFEFYGEYADLGGEPVPVYRWCYRTRIAE; from the coding sequence ATGGCGCAAAGAAGAATGGTGATCCTGGTCGACGGGCCCGAGGGAAATGGCCTGCCGCAGCACGCGCGCGACAATGCGGGCGATCCGATAAGGATCCTGCGCGGCAACGGGTACGAGCGCTTCGAATTCTACGGCGAATACGCGGACTTGGGCGGAGAGCCGGTCCCCGTGTACCGCTGGTGTTACCGCACAAGAATCGCCGAATAG
- a CDS encoding tyrosine-type recombinase/integrase encodes MNNNAGCRFPWEADTHTMSLADYGERRWPAAMHGLEALTMSPYQAGWRLRVVPSIGHVLIRKVTRRVVNRALHCWIADECGLSTVKNSLAVLVRVLEQAVRDGMLDANPARVAGWQQEFQRAQSERTTPRALALPDVQTLERLATALVQRSPDGYQGWGDIVRFAAWTGTRFSEVSALQAQDIDMSTWTWEVQRFTVSEPEGLDDRACRGRHRRVVPLRPAARELAAGRLEAARHAPAARLFTGPHRRRFTAAVLRDTTRWDDVVAELGHEYLRRQDLRHTGLTWMADAGLPLPLLCGAAGRPPHDARRYLPPDGPVRSGESHGEPPASSAPARTTGGGRTALRRPPAG; translated from the coding sequence ATGAACAATAACGCCGGGTGCCGGTTTCCCTGGGAGGCCGACACCCACACGATGTCGCTCGCCGACTACGGGGAACGGAGGTGGCCGGCCGCGATGCACGGCCTGGAGGCCCTGACCATGTCCCCCTACCAGGCCGGATGGCGGCTGCGTGTCGTTCCCAGCATCGGGCACGTCCTGATCCGGAAAGTCACCCGCCGCGTCGTCAACCGCGCCCTGCACTGCTGGATCGCCGACGAATGCGGCCTGTCGACGGTGAAGAACAGCCTTGCCGTGCTCGTGCGGGTCCTGGAACAGGCCGTGCGGGACGGGATGCTCGACGCCAATCCGGCCCGGGTGGCCGGCTGGCAGCAGGAGTTCCAGCGTGCGCAGAGCGAACGCACCACTCCCCGGGCGCTGGCCCTGCCGGACGTGCAGACGCTGGAGCGGCTGGCGACCGCTCTCGTCCAGCGCTCCCCGGACGGCTACCAGGGGTGGGGCGACATCGTCAGGTTCGCCGCCTGGACCGGCACCCGCTTCAGCGAGGTGTCCGCCCTGCAGGCCCAGGACATCGATATGAGCACCTGGACCTGGGAGGTCCAGCGCTTCACCGTCTCCGAGCCGGAGGGCCTGGACGACCGCGCCTGCCGGGGCAGGCACCGCCGGGTGGTGCCGCTGCGCCCCGCCGCGCGGGAACTGGCCGCCGGCCGGCTGGAGGCGGCGCGGCACGCGCCCGCGGCCCGGCTGTTCACCGGTCCGCACCGGCGCCGGTTCACCGCCGCGGTGCTGCGGGACACGACCCGCTGGGACGATGTGGTGGCCGAACTCGGTCATGAATACCTCCGGCGCCAGGATCTGCGCCACACCGGGCTGACGTGGATGGCGGACGCGGGGCTTCCGTTGCCCTTGCTGTGCGGCGCCGCCGGGCGCCCTCCGCACGACGCCCGGCGCTATCTGCCCCCCGACGGGCCGGTGCGGTCCGGGGAGAGCCATGGGGAGCCACCGGCGAGTTCGGCCCCCGCCCGTACGACGGGCGGGGGCCGAACCGCTTTGCGGCGTCCCCCCGCGGGGTGA
- a CDS encoding IPT/TIG domain-containing protein, producing MSTPTIQPALPALPIGPVLLGVVPNSGPTTGGNTVQLVGLGLGGATSVLFGPSTATIVGQDPLGLTVTVLAPAHAAGAVQVTVTTSGGTSNPASYVYLAPVPPTAAVITPNSGPVAGGTAFVIAGTGLQGATVTIGGNAATVVGTDLTGSVLFGVTPAGPPAGGNVPVVVTTPGGTTTVPGGYTYLAAPPTVTGTVSPSSAAAGATFTIVGTGLLGATVLFGAVPAAGVVVNAGGTSLTGTVPPGTVGSTVQVTVQTAAGSANAGSFTYL from the coding sequence ATGTCCACACCCACCATCCAGCCGGCTCTGCCGGCGCTGCCCATCGGACCCGTGCTGCTCGGCGTGGTGCCGAACTCGGGGCCGACCACGGGCGGCAACACCGTGCAGCTCGTCGGGCTCGGCCTCGGCGGCGCCACCAGTGTCCTCTTCGGGCCGTCGACGGCGACGATCGTCGGGCAGGACCCGCTGGGGCTGACCGTGACGGTCCTGGCCCCGGCGCACGCCGCGGGTGCTGTGCAGGTCACCGTCACCACCAGTGGCGGTACCAGCAACCCGGCCTCGTACGTGTACCTGGCGCCCGTCCCGCCGACGGCCGCGGTCATCACCCCCAACTCGGGGCCGGTCGCGGGCGGCACCGCGTTCGTCATCGCCGGAACCGGCCTGCAGGGCGCCACCGTCACCATCGGGGGCAATGCCGCGACCGTCGTGGGCACCGACCTCACCGGCAGCGTCCTGTTCGGCGTCACCCCCGCGGGACCCCCCGCAGGAGGCAACGTCCCGGTCGTGGTGACGACCCCGGGCGGCACCACGACCGTCCCCGGCGGCTACACCTACCTGGCGGCGCCTCCGACGGTCACCGGAACGGTGTCGCCGTCCTCGGCGGCGGCGGGCGCCACCTTCACCATCGTCGGTACCGGTCTCCTCGGGGCGACCGTGCTCTTCGGGGCCGTCCCGGCCGCCGGCGTGGTGGTCAACGCCGGCGGCACGTCCCTGACCGGGACCGTCCCGCCGGGCACGGTCGGCTCGACCGTGCAGGTGACCGTCCAGACCGCGGCCGGCAGCGCCAACGCCGGTTCGTTCACCTACCTGTGA